A genomic segment from Sphingomonas astaxanthinifaciens DSM 22298 encodes:
- a CDS encoding autotransporter outer membrane beta-barrel domain-containing protein, with the protein MRHLYLASTGLLALAAAMPAAAQTKIETATTTPVTTATIKAGTPDDILVTSAGSIGGTGPVAITINSNNKVTNQGSISLGGVANATGILANAGVTSEIVNSGKITLDEAYTPTDADNDGDLDGPFAVGSGRVAIRTLGAFAGNITNSGQIVVEGNDSAGILLGGPLTGNFANNGSINVLGTNALGIGLGDVTGKVRVAGTVLAQGQNATAFRSAGNVTGAMEIQGTITATGYRYTQAPADPSKLDADDLLQGGPAVSIEGNVSGGVILAVPPKDTSTTNNDEDNDGIEDSKEGTASVTSFGSAAALRIGHASNSVAIGPVAGTGTGFGLIVDGNVTGDGVYTGVNGNAIQVGGLGGTVSIANGIGINGTVTAKSLDRTATAISLGAGATTPELRNAGKVIALSGNNAQAKANAVSVGVGANLPILRNSGEISASIGNVDGSATAILDTSGTLALIENSGAIIAKGAAATSSRNVAIDLSANTAGAAIRQTAVAATAAAPSIIGDIRLGSGNDVLDVADGVQTGNVSFGAGTNRYALSGDAVATGNVGFGSGNDTLTLAGTSSLSGNIDFGGGADVLTLTGKTAYTGQLLNASGLGVSVAQGTLNIRKSATIASLTVTDGGVLGVFLDKTAGASTAINVTGTASFATGTKLQLSVSDIANAEGTYNVLTAGTLTGASNLAATTDLLPFIYKGTLTTSANALSVSITRKSATELGLNRSETAAYSAIYTALGTDKAIGDSILGIRSGDAFRSTIQQMLPEHAGGAFEAVTAGSRAAARLLTDPTSPYKEQGRMAYWISQVAWGSSKSIGDTASFKTGGWGVDGGADVATPLGRVGASLSYLFGQDKNKETDGDISANQYGVAAHWRMQSKGFQASARVGWARINFDGRRSFRSTTGPTPVDRQIDSDWSGDLVTASAHLAQQLWAGRLYVRPTVDLDYAKLKEDGYVETGGGTALDLTVDKRTSDELAVSGILAAGIEFAPERQDGGFFTVELQGGRREIVSGSLGNTVARFGTGTAFTLEPEQRKSGWVGGLRALGGNSDFRVVGDVTAEEREERVALSARVSLALGF; encoded by the coding sequence ATGCGACATCTCTACCTTGCCTCTACCGGCCTCCTTGCGCTCGCCGCCGCCATGCCGGCCGCCGCCCAGACCAAGATCGAAACCGCGACCACCACGCCGGTGACGACCGCGACGATCAAGGCCGGCACCCCCGACGACATCCTCGTCACCTCGGCCGGCTCAATCGGCGGCACCGGCCCCGTCGCGATCACCATCAACAGCAACAACAAGGTGACGAACCAGGGCTCGATCAGCCTCGGCGGGGTCGCCAACGCGACCGGCATCCTCGCCAACGCGGGGGTCACCAGCGAGATCGTCAACAGCGGCAAGATCACGCTCGACGAGGCCTATACCCCGACCGATGCCGACAATGACGGCGACCTCGACGGCCCCTTCGCCGTCGGCAGCGGGCGGGTCGCGATCCGGACGCTGGGCGCCTTCGCCGGCAACATCACCAACAGCGGCCAGATCGTGGTCGAGGGCAATGACAGCGCCGGCATCCTCCTCGGCGGCCCGCTGACCGGCAATTTCGCCAACAACGGCTCGATCAACGTGCTCGGCACCAATGCGCTGGGCATCGGCCTCGGCGACGTCACCGGCAAGGTACGGGTCGCGGGCACCGTCCTTGCCCAGGGCCAGAATGCCACCGCCTTCCGCTCGGCCGGGAATGTGACGGGCGCGATGGAGATCCAGGGGACGATCACCGCCACCGGCTATCGCTACACGCAGGCCCCCGCCGACCCCAGCAAACTCGACGCCGACGACCTCCTGCAGGGCGGCCCGGCCGTGTCGATCGAGGGCAATGTGAGCGGCGGCGTCATCCTCGCCGTGCCGCCCAAGGACACCAGCACGACCAACAACGACGAGGACAATGACGGGATCGAGGACAGCAAGGAGGGCACGGCCAGCGTCACCTCCTTCGGTTCGGCCGCCGCGCTGCGGATCGGCCACGCCTCGAACAGCGTCGCCATCGGCCCGGTCGCGGGGACCGGCACCGGCTTCGGGCTGATCGTCGACGGCAACGTCACCGGCGACGGCGTCTATACCGGGGTCAACGGCAACGCGATCCAGGTCGGCGGGCTCGGCGGCACGGTGTCGATCGCCAACGGCATCGGCATCAATGGCACGGTCACCGCCAAGTCGCTCGACCGCACCGCTACCGCAATTTCTCTCGGCGCCGGCGCGACCACGCCCGAACTGCGCAACGCGGGCAAGGTCATCGCGCTGAGCGGCAACAATGCGCAGGCCAAGGCCAACGCCGTGTCGGTCGGCGTCGGCGCCAATCTGCCCATCTTGCGCAACAGCGGCGAGATAAGTGCCTCGATCGGCAATGTCGACGGGAGCGCCACCGCGATCCTCGACACGTCGGGCACCCTCGCGCTGATCGAGAATAGCGGCGCGATTATCGCCAAGGGCGCGGCGGCGACCAGCAGCCGCAATGTCGCGATCGATCTGTCGGCCAACACCGCCGGCGCGGCCATCCGCCAGACCGCGGTCGCCGCCACCGCCGCCGCGCCGTCGATCATCGGCGACATCCGCTTGGGCAGCGGCAACGACGTCCTTGACGTCGCCGACGGAGTCCAGACGGGCAATGTCAGCTTCGGCGCGGGCACCAACCGCTACGCGCTGTCGGGCGATGCGGTGGCGACCGGCAATGTCGGCTTCGGTAGCGGCAACGACACGCTCACCCTCGCCGGCACGTCGTCGCTCAGCGGCAACATTGACTTCGGCGGCGGCGCGGACGTGCTGACGCTGACCGGCAAGACCGCTTATACCGGCCAGCTGCTCAATGCCTCGGGCCTCGGGGTCAGCGTCGCGCAAGGCACGCTCAACATCCGCAAGTCGGCGACCATCGCCAGCCTGACCGTCACCGACGGCGGCGTCCTCGGGGTCTTCCTCGACAAGACCGCCGGCGCGTCGACCGCGATCAACGTCACCGGCACCGCCTCCTTCGCGACCGGGACCAAGCTCCAGCTGTCGGTCAGCGACATCGCCAATGCCGAGGGCACCTACAATGTGCTGACCGCCGGGACGCTCACCGGCGCGTCCAACCTCGCCGCGACGACCGACCTCCTGCCCTTCATCTACAAGGGCACGCTGACCACCTCGGCCAATGCGCTGAGCGTCAGCATCACCCGCAAGTCGGCGACCGAGCTCGGCCTCAATCGCTCCGAGACGGCGGCCTATTCGGCCATCTACACCGCGCTCGGGACCGACAAGGCGATTGGCGACAGCATCCTCGGCATCCGCAGCGGCGACGCCTTCCGTTCGACCATCCAGCAGATGCTCCCCGAGCATGCCGGCGGCGCGTTCGAGGCGGTCACCGCGGGCAGTCGCGCCGCCGCCCGGCTGCTCACCGACCCGACCTCGCCCTACAAGGAGCAGGGCCGGATGGCCTACTGGATCAGCCAGGTCGCCTGGGGCTCGAGCAAGTCGATCGGTGACACCGCGAGCTTCAAGACCGGCGGCTGGGGCGTGGACGGCGGTGCCGACGTCGCGACCCCGCTGGGCCGCGTCGGCGCGTCGCTCAGCTACCTCTTCGGCCAGGACAAGAACAAGGAAACCGACGGCGACATCAGCGCCAACCAATATGGTGTCGCGGCGCATTGGCGGATGCAGTCGAAGGGCTTCCAGGCCAGTGCCCGGGTCGGCTGGGCGCGGATCAATTTCGACGGTCGCCGAAGCTTCCGCTCGACCACCGGGCCGACCCCGGTCGACCGCCAGATCGACAGCGACTGGTCGGGCGACCTCGTCACCGCCAGCGCCCATCTCGCTCAGCAGCTCTGGGCCGGCCGGCTCTATGTCCGCCCGACGGTCGACCTCGATTATGCCAAGCTCAAGGAAGACGGCTATGTCGAGACCGGCGGCGGCACCGCGCTCGACCTGACGGTCGACAAGCGGACCAGCGACGAGCTCGCGGTCAGCGGGATCCTCGCCGCGGGGATCGAATTCGCGCCCGAGCGCCAGGACGGCGGCTTCTTCACCGTGGAACTGCAGGGCGGCCGCCGCGAGATCGTCAGCGGGTCGCTCGGCAACACCGTCGCCCGGTTCGGCACCGGCACCGCCTTCACGCTCGAACCCGAACAGCGGAAGAGCGGCTGGGTCGGCGGCCTGCGCGCGCTCGGCGGGAACAGCGACTTCCGTGTTGTCGGCGACGTGACGGCCGAAGAGCGCGAGGAGCGCGTCGCCCTTTCGGCCCGGGTCAGCCTGGCGCTGGGCTTCTGA
- a CDS encoding TonB-dependent receptor domain-containing protein, with protein sequence MATPASAWAATPIIDLPRGSVANAAFALGRQTGASISLQGQGTGERQVGALRGAMPVDRALQRLAKAAGLTVRRVGPRAFILSPRPASPVRVAQRPLARPAPRPVVVPAPAPGEPPQDIVVTASKRDTLSRRFAGQWSRIDGNDLALTGVRGTEAIETRSVGFSSTHLGAGRNKLFIRGIADSSFSGPTQSPVGQYLGDLRTGYAGPDPDLRLVDMEAVEILEGPQGTLYGAGALGGILLLRPNMPRAGKWSGEAGVGLSATQHGKPGGDLTATLNAPLGGSAALRLTGYRADEGGYIDNPVTGERDVNHVATSGGRLVATTELRPGWSADLLLAGQRIRGDDSQYSDRGGGDLDRSSPLALPFASDFGMASLVVRKDGGVVRFRSTTGLLRQSVDERFDLSDSATTRALDQHSRGRGVSSETRLWRPMRHGFSWLAGLSLLDYRYEVRRSRSERGATTPLGGVTNRISEVTLYGELGAELLPWLDLTAGARWTRTDLSGEGQHLSLLAFDRLAASDPDRKERRLLPSASLLARPVAGLTLYARYQQGFRPGGLSIANDMVQLYRHDLLATGEAGFRIGKPLIDRFDLAASLSRSRWRHIQADYLDGLGLPVTANIGNGRIWSATLNGGMLVAPGLRLEGGLAWNDGRITQPSPEFERLFAATAALGTGSVMRIPNIARVAGRAALDWRHDLGGGRTLEASLYGRYVGHSRLGIGPRLGERQGDYVDSGFLARLTEGPRAWSLSLTNLSDEVGNRFAFGAPALTGDAQITPLRPRTLRIGLDWRF encoded by the coding sequence GTGGCGACTCCGGCGAGCGCGTGGGCGGCGACACCGATCATCGATCTGCCCCGCGGCTCGGTCGCGAATGCCGCCTTCGCGCTGGGCCGGCAGACGGGCGCCAGCATCTCGCTTCAGGGCCAGGGGACCGGTGAGCGCCAGGTCGGCGCGCTGCGGGGCGCAATGCCCGTCGACCGCGCCCTGCAGCGCCTCGCCAAAGCCGCCGGCCTCACCGTCCGCCGGGTCGGCCCCCGCGCCTTCATCCTGTCGCCGAGGCCGGCTTCGCCCGTCCGGGTGGCGCAGCGGCCCCTCGCCCGCCCGGCCCCGCGCCCCGTCGTTGTCCCGGCTCCCGCGCCCGGAGAACCGCCGCAGGACATCGTGGTCACCGCCAGCAAGCGCGACACCCTGTCCCGCCGATTCGCCGGCCAATGGTCGAGGATCGACGGCAACGACCTCGCTTTGACCGGCGTCCGCGGGACCGAGGCGATCGAGACCCGCAGCGTCGGCTTCTCCTCGACCCACCTCGGGGCCGGCCGCAACAAGCTCTTCATCCGGGGCATTGCCGATTCGAGCTTCAGCGGCCCGACCCAGTCGCCGGTCGGCCAGTATCTCGGCGACCTGCGCACCGGCTATGCCGGTCCCGACCCCGACCTTCGCCTGGTCGACATGGAAGCGGTCGAGATCCTCGAAGGGCCGCAGGGCACGCTTTATGGCGCGGGCGCGCTTGGCGGCATCCTGCTGCTTCGCCCCAACATGCCCAGGGCGGGTAAGTGGAGCGGGGAAGCGGGCGTGGGCCTGTCGGCGACCCAGCATGGCAAGCCCGGCGGCGACCTCACCGCCACCCTCAACGCGCCGCTCGGCGGAAGCGCCGCGCTCCGCCTCACCGGCTACCGCGCCGACGAGGGCGGCTACATCGACAATCCGGTCACGGGCGAGCGCGACGTCAATCATGTCGCGACCAGCGGGGGCCGGCTCGTCGCCACCACCGAGCTTCGCCCCGGCTGGTCCGCCGATCTCCTCCTCGCCGGCCAGCGGATCCGCGGCGACGACAGCCAGTATAGCGATCGCGGCGGCGGCGACCTCGACCGGTCGAGCCCGCTCGCCCTGCCCTTCGCGTCCGACTTCGGCATGGCCAGCCTGGTCGTCCGCAAGGACGGCGGCGTGGTCCGCTTCCGTTCGACCACGGGGCTCCTGCGCCAGTCGGTCGACGAGCGCTTCGACCTCAGCGATTCCGCCACGACCCGGGCGCTCGACCAGCACAGCCGCGGGCGCGGGGTCAGCAGCGAGACGCGGCTGTGGCGGCCGATGCGGCACGGCTTCAGCTGGCTCGCCGGCCTCAGCCTGCTCGACTATCGCTACGAGGTCCGCCGCTCACGGTCCGAGCGCGGCGCCACCACACCGCTCGGCGGGGTCACCAACCGCATCAGCGAGGTCACCCTCTACGGCGAACTCGGGGCCGAGCTTTTGCCCTGGCTCGACCTCACCGCCGGCGCGCGCTGGACCCGGACCGACCTCAGCGGCGAGGGCCAGCACCTCAGCCTCCTCGCCTTCGACCGGCTGGCGGCGAGCGACCCCGACCGCAAGGAGCGCCGCCTGCTCCCCTCGGCCTCGCTCCTCGCCCGGCCGGTCGCGGGGCTGACCCTCTACGCCCGCTATCAACAGGGCTTCCGCCCGGGCGGGCTGTCGATCGCCAACGATATGGTCCAGCTCTACCGTCACGATTTGCTTGCGACCGGCGAGGCCGGGTTCCGCATCGGCAAGCCGCTGATCGACCGCTTCGACCTCGCCGCAAGCCTTAGCCGCAGCCGATGGCGGCACATCCAGGCCGATTATCTCGACGGCCTCGGCCTGCCCGTCACCGCCAATATCGGCAACGGCCGGATCTGGTCGGCGACGCTGAACGGCGGGATGCTCGTCGCGCCGGGGCTGCGGCTCGAGGGCGGGCTGGCCTGGAACGACGGTCGCATCACCCAGCCCAGTCCCGAGTTCGAGCGGCTGTTCGCGGCGACGGCGGCGCTCGGCACCGGCAGCGTGATGCGCATTCCCAACATCGCCCGGGTCGCGGGGCGGGCCGCGCTCGACTGGCGCCACGACCTCGGCGGCGGGCGCACGCTCGAGGCCAGCCTCTACGGTCGCTATGTCGGCCATTCGCGCCTGGGGATCGGTCCGCGGCTGGGCGAACGGCAGGGCGATTATGTCGACAGCGGCTTCCTCGCCCGGCTGACCGAGGGGCCGCGCGCCTGGTCGCTGTCGCTGACCAACCTTTCCGACGAGGTCGGCAATCGCTTCGCCTTCGGCGCACCCGCGCTCACCGGCGATGCGCAGATCACCCCGCTGCGCCCGCGCACGCTGCGGATCGGGCTCGACTGGCGCTTCTGA
- a CDS encoding FecR family protein, whose product MSPSGEYGDAMNQPGAPDDEALRWFVRSNDPEFDDWAGFTAWLERDPAHADAWHRIAAAEADLLPVVAEEQSVVQDLGPEPDKGRTRRGWLVGGAVAAALAALVAVPALRSETIATRPGEQRTIALADGNRLVLNGDTSIRLAGWNRDKVRVERGQALFDLAGKDRVAVEVGDLKLVDIGTSFEVSRDGRASQVIVAEGAVLADPDGARVRIDAGQQLETLDGAARLRPTAAPQGAAGAWTRGQLVFLDASLGEVAAQLRRSTGLAFSAKRASGARRFTGTLNLADARRDPGALSALLGVPVRPAGGGWVLGED is encoded by the coding sequence ATGAGTCCGTCTGGCGAATATGGGGACGCGATGAACCAGCCCGGCGCACCTGACGACGAAGCCCTGCGGTGGTTCGTGCGCAGCAATGATCCCGAGTTCGACGACTGGGCGGGCTTCACCGCCTGGCTCGAGCGCGATCCTGCGCATGCCGACGCCTGGCACCGCATCGCCGCGGCCGAGGCTGACCTTCTTCCGGTCGTCGCCGAGGAGCAGTCGGTGGTGCAGGACCTGGGGCCTGAGCCGGACAAAGGCCGCACCCGCCGCGGCTGGCTGGTCGGCGGCGCGGTGGCGGCGGCGCTGGCCGCCCTCGTCGCGGTCCCCGCGCTTCGCAGCGAGACGATCGCCACCCGGCCCGGTGAACAGCGGACGATCGCGCTCGCCGACGGCAACCGGCTGGTCCTCAACGGAGACACCTCGATCCGCCTCGCCGGCTGGAACCGCGACAAGGTGCGGGTCGAGCGCGGACAGGCGCTGTTCGACCTCGCCGGCAAGGACCGGGTCGCGGTCGAGGTCGGCGACCTCAAGCTGGTCGACATCGGCACCAGCTTCGAGGTCAGCCGCGACGGGCGCGCGAGCCAGGTCATCGTCGCCGAGGGCGCGGTGCTCGCCGATCCCGACGGCGCGAGGGTCCGGATCGATGCTGGCCAGCAGCTCGAGACGCTGGACGGGGCCGCGCGCCTCCGCCCGACCGCCGCGCCGCAGGGGGCGGCGGGCGCCTGGACCCGCGGCCAGCTGGTCTTCCTCGACGCATCCCTCGGCGAGGTCGCCGCCCAGCTCCGCCGGTCGACCGGACTGGCCTTTTCGGCGAAGCGTGCTAGCGGGGCGCGGCGATTCACCGGCACGCTCAACCTTGCCGACGCCCGCCGCGATCCCGGCGCGCTCTCGGCCTTGCTCGGCGTGCCAGTGCGCCCGGCCGGGGGAGGCTGGGTTCTCGGGGAGGACTGA
- a CDS encoding RNA polymerase sigma factor, producing MADGQATDGLLGLLERHAFELRRYLLAHGAGEAADDLMQELRLRILTAPTRPVAAPLGYLYRAATNLMIDHRRSRVQAQERDHHWSDASDRGAASIDPAPPADRVLEGRQRAELVRARLAELPQRARAILLRHRLDGVSQREIAREYGVSQSTVESDLRAAYRWLDALRHEMDEEKPR from the coding sequence ATGGCTGACGGACAAGCCACTGACGGGCTGCTCGGCCTGCTCGAACGCCATGCCTTCGAGCTTCGCCGCTACCTGCTCGCGCATGGTGCGGGGGAGGCGGCGGACGACCTCATGCAGGAACTTCGCCTGCGGATCCTGACCGCCCCGACCAGGCCCGTCGCCGCGCCGCTCGGCTACCTCTACCGCGCCGCGACCAACCTGATGATCGACCATCGCCGCTCGCGGGTGCAGGCGCAGGAGCGCGATCACCACTGGTCGGACGCCAGCGATCGCGGCGCTGCCAGCATCGATCCCGCGCCCCCGGCCGACCGCGTGCTCGAGGGCCGGCAGCGGGCCGAGCTGGTTCGCGCCCGGCTGGCAGAGCTGCCTCAGCGCGCCCGCGCGATCCTGCTTCGCCACCGGCTCGACGGGGTCAGCCAGCGCGAGATCGCGCGGGAATATGGGGTCAGCCAGAGCACGGTCGAAAGCGACTTGCGCGCCGCCTATCGCTGGCTCGACGCCCTGCGCCACGAGATGGATGAGGAAAAGCCGCGATGA
- a CDS encoding TIR domain-containing protein yields MTAYQELFALADHLDAVRASTVFAAAEASLARLEEAAVEAGRASSGSWLGYHANVYYADLKQPPAGAHFSQEWGLERLSYSSMGSKGNWQEFDPQEIMARIRREAGDPDLSEVRAAARAAAADFEAAKADIRSILMTELKSAPDPFLAQLNDDLEKLEALDATAIVKIWSPKGQVMTRDRTAVGQGNKVPPHTVLKAEVAEIRQAFNVCAEASKLARRAASHLERQEKRVRREARIGTNVFIGHGRSPLWRELKDFVQDRLKLPWDEFNRVPVAGVTNQARLAEMLDAAAVALVIMTAEDETADGQTQARMNVIHEVGLFQGRLGFTKAIVLFEDGCQEFSNIQGLGQIRFPTGNIAACFEQVRAVLEREGLLSST; encoded by the coding sequence ATGACTGCGTATCAAGAACTCTTCGCTTTGGCCGATCACTTGGATGCGGTCCGCGCTTCCACCGTCTTTGCTGCCGCAGAAGCTAGCCTCGCAAGGCTTGAGGAAGCCGCCGTTGAGGCTGGTCGAGCGTCCTCGGGTTCATGGTTGGGTTACCACGCGAACGTCTATTACGCCGATCTAAAGCAACCCCCGGCCGGGGCTCACTTCAGTCAGGAGTGGGGTCTCGAAAGGCTCAGCTACTCAAGCATGGGCAGCAAGGGTAATTGGCAAGAATTCGATCCGCAGGAAATCATGGCTCGTATCCGGCGGGAAGCAGGCGATCCTGACCTTTCCGAGGTCCGTGCTGCGGCACGCGCTGCGGCCGCGGATTTTGAGGCTGCGAAAGCTGACATCCGCTCGATACTGATGACTGAACTCAAATCAGCACCAGACCCTTTTTTAGCGCAGCTCAATGATGATTTGGAGAAGTTGGAGGCACTAGATGCGACTGCGATCGTCAAGATCTGGTCGCCTAAGGGACAGGTGATGACGCGGGATAGGACCGCCGTTGGTCAGGGCAACAAGGTTCCCCCACATACTGTATTGAAGGCTGAGGTCGCAGAGATACGTCAGGCGTTCAATGTCTGCGCTGAGGCGAGCAAGCTTGCTAGACGCGCTGCTTCGCACTTGGAGCGACAAGAGAAGCGAGTTCGGAGAGAAGCTCGTATCGGTACCAATGTGTTTATAGGACACGGTCGATCACCGCTCTGGCGCGAGTTGAAAGACTTTGTTCAAGATCGGCTGAAACTACCATGGGACGAGTTTAACCGAGTGCCTGTGGCAGGCGTCACAAATCAGGCCCGTCTGGCCGAGATGCTCGACGCGGCAGCCGTCGCTCTCGTCATTATGACTGCGGAAGACGAAACTGCTGACGGGCAAACGCAAGCCCGCATGAATGTCATTCACGAAGTAGGTCTATTTCAAGGTAGGCTTGGCTTTACAAAAGCGATAGTACTATTCGAAGATGGGTGTCAGGAATTTTCTAACATACAAGGCCTGGGGCAAATACGGTTCCCGACCGGAAACATCGCTGCTTGCTTCGAGCAGGTGAGAGCAGTGTTGGAACGTGAAGGATTGCTCTCTTCAACTTGA